Proteins encoded together in one Deltaproteobacteria bacterium window:
- a CDS encoding DUF1285 domain-containing protein, whose translation MSANPPLAGRFVVEPDGAWRHNDEEITHERTWKLFSTALRRDDDGRYVLAIGRERVFVEVVDAPLIVTALRLEDGRVRLRFHDDTYHLLNPRTVRFQGNVPYCEGRDGLPAKFSIAAYHQLAEHIHETEEGFELRLGDAAVALPPQTN comes from the coding sequence GTGAGCGCGAATCCGCCGCTCGCCGGAAGGTTCGTCGTCGAACCGGACGGCGCCTGGCGTCACAATGACGAGGAGATCACGCACGAGCGCACGTGGAAGCTCTTTTCCACGGCGCTCCGGCGCGACGACGACGGGCGTTATGTGCTCGCGATCGGACGTGAGCGGGTCTTCGTCGAAGTGGTGGACGCGCCACTCATTGTCACCGCGCTGCGACTGGAAGACGGCCGCGTCCGGCTGCGCTTTCACGACGACACGTATCATTTGCTCAATCCGCGCACAGTCCGATTTCAAGGGAACGTCCCGTATTGCGAAGGCCGTGACGGACTGCCCGCGAAGTTCTCGATCGCGGCTTACCACCAACTCGCCGAGCACATTCACGAAACCGAAGAGGGCTTTGAACTGCGCCTCGGCGATGCGGCGGTCGCACTCCCGCCGCAAACGAATTAG
- a CDS encoding acyl-CoA thioesterase, whose protein sequence is MGQHRSHYRVIFGDTDGMGIVYNANYLRLFEMARTEWFRELFILPLQMIERDLYTIVVKAFVAYHAPARYDDVLAIDAWIPASKVQRASFRFEYRVTNTVDDRLVATGYTVHALTSREGKLKRMPTEFYEDVLRLAVDRPVLDEGHR, encoded by the coding sequence ATGGGCCAGCATCGATCCCACTACCGCGTCATCTTCGGCGACACCGACGGCATGGGGATCGTCTACAATGCGAACTACCTGCGTCTGTTCGAGATGGCGCGTACCGAGTGGTTCCGCGAGCTGTTCATTCTTCCCCTTCAGATGATCGAGCGCGACCTGTACACGATCGTCGTCAAGGCGTTCGTCGCCTACCACGCGCCCGCGCGCTACGACGATGTGCTGGCCATCGACGCCTGGATTCCCGCATCCAAGGTACAGCGCGCGTCGTTCCGGTTCGAATACCGCGTCACGAACACGGTTGATGATCGCCTCGTGGCGACGGGTTACACGGTGCACGCGCTCACCAGCCGCGAGGGCAAGCTCAAACGAATGCCGACCGAGTTTTACGAGGATGTGCTGCGGCTCGCGGTCGATCGCCCGGTGCTCGACGAAGGGCACCGCTGA
- a CDS encoding glycosyltransferase family 9 protein: protein MIASTDLFKWADRYAAGILARWLGWRHFRRTFGPPFVEIAPENVRRVLVIRPGGIGDLILLLPAVRRVRDRFPAARITLVAQKRNRAIAAMTNLFDEVLTLDEKPWTFWRRLRSGDFDVVIDTEQFHYASAVFTLLSRAPVRIGFKIKPERNELYTHLVDYPMDRHESEAFDHLVEPLCGPRETTIELAGLLDRAKLPREVPGLPADAERPLVVFPYGGARGKEWPAGRWAEIVRRLLARDAGRVVLVGGADARELAENVLHAVNDRRVVSLVGRLRLDETAAVVARARLYVGCDTGVTHLALALGRRSVVLFGASDERKWGPPPGMGVGVSTRVPCRPCSIFGYVKRCRTIDCMDRIGTDQVWQAIATELAAAS from the coding sequence ATGATCGCCTCGACCGATCTCTTCAAGTGGGCGGATCGTTACGCGGCGGGGATTCTCGCGCGCTGGCTCGGCTGGCGGCACTTCCGTCGCACGTTCGGTCCTCCATTTGTGGAGATCGCCCCCGAGAACGTTCGGCGTGTGCTCGTCATTCGTCCCGGCGGAATCGGCGATTTGATCCTCCTGTTACCCGCCGTGCGCCGCGTGCGCGACCGCTTCCCCGCCGCGCGCATCACGCTCGTGGCGCAAAAGCGCAACCGCGCCATCGCGGCCATGACGAATCTGTTCGACGAGGTCCTGACGCTTGACGAAAAACCGTGGACATTCTGGCGACGACTGCGTTCGGGCGACTTCGACGTGGTGATCGACACCGAGCAGTTTCACTACGCGTCGGCGGTGTTCACGCTGCTTTCTCGCGCGCCGGTGCGCATCGGCTTCAAGATCAAGCCCGAACGCAATGAGCTCTACACGCACCTCGTCGACTACCCGATGGATCGCCACGAGTCGGAGGCGTTCGACCATCTCGTCGAGCCGCTGTGCGGACCGCGCGAGACGACGATCGAACTCGCGGGTCTGCTCGACCGGGCGAAATTGCCACGCGAGGTGCCGGGACTTCCCGCTGACGCCGAGCGCCCGCTGGTGGTGTTTCCCTACGGCGGCGCGCGCGGGAAGGAATGGCCGGCGGGGCGCTGGGCCGAGATCGTGCGGCGTCTGCTCGCGCGGGACGCGGGACGGGTGGTGCTGGTCGGCGGCGCCGACGCGCGGGAACTCGCGGAAAACGTGCTGCACGCGGTCAACGATCGGCGCGTCGTGAGTCTCGTGGGCCGCCTACGCCTCGACGAAACCGCCGCGGTGGTCGCGCGCGCGCGGCTGTACGTCGGCTGCGACACCGGAGTCACGCACCTCGCCCTCGCGCTGGGCAGGCGGTCCGTCGTGCTCTTCGGCGCGTCGGACGAACGCAAGTGGGGTCCGCCGCCGGGGATGGGCGTCGGTGTTTCGACGCGCGTGCCATGCCGTCCGTGTTCGATCTTCGGCTACGTCAAACGCTGCCGCACGATCGATTGCATGGACCGCATCGGGACGGATCAGGTCTGGCAGGCGATCGCAACCGAACTCGCGGCGGCGTCGTGA
- a CDS encoding flippase-like domain-containing protein: protein MNESLAGSFERLTRILRRRSVAIGLSLIITVLALWLSLRNVDFAEAWRAIRSIHPLSMVAALGFMIVGTLLRTWRWHVFLRRSGSTYRASLEAVLVSIFFNGLLPMRSGEAMRIAYFARRTGAGVLATTTGLVLERVLDVITISTIGAVAVSLTLGDRFPGLPLPPATLAIAAICACVATLGGGWILSRNRDAVLGKAAEPGRLRRWIHDALGGLASLDSGASAAAVVALSFATWSVTTFPSVCVFCGAGIDVPLWAGFVIVLSIAFAIALPSSPGFIGTYHLGFIAGATLLGLPKDVSLAAAIVTHLLSQIPFIAAGGYVLATGGRNLLAKPQAR from the coding sequence GTGAACGAGTCGCTCGCCGGGTCGTTTGAACGGCTCACGCGGATTTTGCGCCGTCGGTCCGTTGCGATCGGCCTGTCGCTCATCATCACCGTGCTGGCGCTCTGGCTGTCGCTGCGCAATGTCGACTTCGCCGAGGCGTGGCGTGCGATCCGTTCGATCCATCCCCTGTCGATGGTTGCGGCGCTCGGTTTCATGATTGTGGGCACATTGTTGCGAACGTGGCGTTGGCACGTGTTCCTGCGCCGATCGGGCTCCACCTATCGCGCGTCGCTCGAAGCCGTGCTCGTGTCGATCTTCTTCAACGGCCTTCTGCCCATGCGTTCGGGCGAGGCGATGCGCATCGCGTATTTCGCCCGGCGTACGGGCGCGGGCGTGCTCGCGACCACAACGGGACTCGTCCTCGAACGCGTGCTCGACGTCATCACGATCTCGACGATCGGCGCGGTCGCCGTGTCGCTGACGCTTGGCGACCGGTTCCCGGGATTGCCGCTCCCGCCCGCGACGCTCGCCATCGCCGCCATCTGCGCGTGCGTCGCGACGCTCGGCGGGGGATGGATTCTGAGCCGCAACCGCGACGCGGTGCTGGGTAAGGCCGCCGAGCCCGGTCGGCTGCGCCGATGGATCCACGACGCACTCGGCGGTCTCGCGTCGCTCGACTCCGGCGCGAGCGCGGCGGCGGTGGTGGCGCTATCCTTCGCCACGTGGAGCGTCACGACGTTTCCGAGCGTGTGCGTGTTTTGCGGAGCGGGGATCGACGTGCCGCTGTGGGCGGGCTTCGTGATCGTCCTGTCGATCGCCTTCGCCATCGCGCTGCCGTCGTCGCCGGGATTTATCGGCACTTATCACCTTGGCTTCATCGCCGGTGCGACGCTGCTCGGCCTGCCGAAGGACGTCTCCCTCGCCGCGGCCATCGTCACGCACCTGCTTTCGCAGATTCCGTTCATCGCGGCGGGCGGATACGTGCTCGCGACGGGCGGGCGAAACCTGCTGGCGAAACCCCAGGCGCGCTAA
- a CDS encoding response regulator — protein MSKSVLIVDYERRDADAVSRYLNEYGYRAAIVTQGEHVVRAFREGDFDLVLVNLLMPDVSGVEICKRLKSYEQGIRTPVYFLSPLATGHNMANRQNGAEGTLTKPINLGQVLEIAERHLGPGDPEVTADARRSATRRDDAAKRKDQSTASAAAEPASTKSARTVDSKPESGPGDVSSQKEGASRAKEAEIGVRRKADEKPSESGRIERTGMGRLIAQLGRGKSTGRLEIEIEGKRVAIRFDAGFIVGLGSGDFVPWLVRQGKLSEADADKVRELRQRRRGEVIEVLKSEKMLGGVEVDMLLDRWRIQALKDAVCLKLGDYKFFPGEVTRTIHVDPLILVHHHFKSLYAGSALASQVETDLRAAKPLFATGDPIKRQIPTDPDLALVLHAADAGASLAQIRELVPNSRDADAAVYALWLTGNVTQDPSAAWRVPTASPAATVEKSPARPSIEIPTEEPLFDLDVDPDLVAAEPASSETQNGFGDFEKSFDAEFEAEFETEVVADVETMTIPAPKTAASRPAVDAVDAVDAPTIFADEFGDLESDGDFVDPDFEGLTPDAATTPRSKSAPRVDAPGRRESTPADLASKSSKAERPEAKSVDELQAEIDGLVGRTRSAVAYVDDIAPDPHVTTEELLRRGDELMRDRVYSKAQDFFSEVVLREPKNAEAWTRLARAQYRNRFEDRLDRTLDAVRSCRKAVAVKQDFLGAYQTLIKIFEEENKPEIARSVALAAIEFHPGDEELSKRLRTIERRMKRATT, from the coding sequence GTGAGCAAATCCGTTCTGATTGTCGATTACGAACGCCGGGATGCCGACGCGGTTTCCCGTTATCTGAACGAATACGGCTACCGGGCGGCGATCGTCACGCAGGGCGAGCATGTCGTGCGTGCGTTTCGCGAGGGCGACTTCGACCTCGTCCTCGTCAACCTGCTCATGCCGGACGTGAGCGGCGTCGAGATCTGCAAGCGCCTGAAAAGCTACGAACAGGGCATCCGCACGCCCGTCTATTTCCTGTCGCCGCTCGCCACCGGTCACAACATGGCGAACCGTCAGAACGGCGCCGAGGGAACGCTGACCAAGCCGATCAATCTCGGTCAGGTTCTCGAAATCGCGGAACGCCATCTGGGACCTGGTGATCCGGAGGTGACGGCCGACGCCAGGCGTTCGGCCACGCGTCGCGATGACGCGGCGAAGCGGAAGGACCAATCGACCGCCTCCGCCGCCGCCGAGCCCGCGTCGACGAAGTCCGCGCGCACCGTCGATTCGAAACCTGAATCCGGTCCCGGAGACGTGTCCAGCCAGAAGGAAGGTGCATCCCGCGCGAAGGAAGCGGAAATCGGCGTCCGGCGAAAAGCGGACGAAAAGCCGTCGGAGTCCGGACGGATCGAACGCACGGGCATGGGTCGGCTGATCGCCCAGCTCGGACGCGGGAAATCCACGGGGCGTCTCGAGATCGAGATCGAGGGCAAGCGGGTCGCGATCCGCTTCGATGCCGGATTCATCGTCGGGCTCGGTTCGGGAGACTTCGTCCCGTGGCTGGTTCGGCAGGGCAAACTTTCCGAGGCTGACGCCGACAAGGTGCGTGAGTTGCGTCAGCGCCGTCGCGGCGAGGTGATCGAGGTTCTCAAGTCCGAGAAAATGCTGGGCGGCGTCGAAGTGGACATGCTGCTCGATCGTTGGCGGATCCAGGCGCTCAAAGATGCCGTTTGCCTCAAGCTCGGGGACTACAAATTTTTTCCCGGCGAGGTGACGCGGACGATTCACGTCGATCCCCTCATCCTCGTCCATCACCACTTCAAGTCGTTGTACGCCGGATCGGCGCTCGCCTCCCAGGTCGAAACCGATCTGCGTGCCGCGAAACCCCTCTTCGCGACCGGCGATCCGATCAAGCGTCAGATCCCCACCGATCCCGATCTCGCGCTCGTCCTGCATGCCGCGGACGCGGGCGCGAGCCTCGCACAGATCCGGGAGTTGGTGCCGAACTCCCGCGACGCCGATGCCGCCGTATATGCCCTGTGGCTGACCGGCAACGTCACGCAGGATCCTTCGGCGGCGTGGCGCGTTCCCACGGCCTCGCCCGCGGCGACCGTGGAAAAGTCCCCGGCGCGACCTTCGATCGAAATTCCGACCGAGGAACCGCTTTTCGATCTCGATGTCGATCCCGACCTCGTCGCCGCCGAGCCCGCGTCGAGCGAAACCCAGAACGGTTTTGGCGATTTCGAAAAGAGTTTCGACGCGGAGTTCGAGGCGGAGTTCGAGACCGAAGTCGTCGCCGACGTCGAGACCATGACGATCCCCGCCCCGAAAACGGCCGCCTCGCGGCCCGCCGTGGACGCCGTGGACGCCGTGGACGCACCGACCATTTTCGCGGACGAATTTGGGGATCTGGAAAGTGACGGTGACTTCGTCGATCCGGATTTCGAGGGACTCACACCCGACGCCGCAACCACCCCGCGCTCGAAATCCGCGCCGCGCGTCGACGCGCCGGGGCGTCGAGAGTCCACGCCCGCCGATCTCGCATCCAAATCGTCGAAAGCGGAGCGACCGGAGGCAAAGAGCGTCGACGAATTGCAGGCCGAGATCGACGGGCTGGTCGGCCGGACTCGATCGGCCGTGGCTTACGTGGACGACATCGCTCCGGACCCGCACGTGACCACCGAGGAGCTTCTGCGTCGCGGCGACGAGCTCATGCGCGACCGCGTGTATTCCAAGGCGCAGGACTTTTTTTCCGAGGTCGTGCTGCGCGAGCCGAAGAACGCCGAGGCGTGGACGCGTCTGGCGCGCGCGCAGTATCGAAACCGTTTCGAGGATCGGCTTGACCGCACGCTCGACGCGGTGCGCTCTTGCCGTAAGGCCGTCGCGGTGAAACAGGATTTCCTCGGCGCGTACCAGACGCTCATCAAGATTTTCGAGGAAGAGAACAAGCCCGAAATTGCGCGGTCGGTCGCGCTCGCCGCCATCGAGTTCCACCCCGGCGACGAGGAACTCTCGAAGCGGCTTCGCACGATCGAACGCCGCATGAAACGCGCGACGACCTGA
- a CDS encoding NAD(P)-dependent oxidoreductase, translating to METLRNKTIFITGASRGIGLAIALRAARDGANIVIAAKTSEPHAKLPGTIHTAATQIEDAGGHALACMVDVRFEEQIAAAVAAAVERFGGIDILINNASAIQLTGTLETPMKRYDLMHQINTRGTFACSQACLPYLLKAENPHILNISPPLSMEPRWFAPHTAYTMAKYGMSMCVLGMAEEFREQGVAVNALWPRTIIATAAVQNLLGGEETMSRSRKPEIMADAAHAVVTRTARECTGHFLIDEDVLREAGVTDFDTYAYVPGADLLPDYFL from the coding sequence ATGGAGACGCTTCGAAACAAGACCATTTTCATCACGGGCGCGAGTCGCGGCATCGGCCTCGCCATCGCGCTGCGAGCCGCGCGCGACGGGGCGAACATCGTCATCGCCGCCAAGACGAGCGAGCCGCACGCCAAGCTGCCGGGGACCATCCACACCGCCGCGACGCAGATCGAAGACGCGGGCGGTCATGCGCTGGCGTGCATGGTGGATGTACGTTTTGAGGAACAGATCGCCGCGGCCGTCGCCGCCGCGGTCGAGCGTTTCGGCGGCATCGATATCCTCATCAACAACGCGAGCGCGATACAGCTCACCGGGACGCTCGAAACGCCGATGAAACGCTACGACCTGATGCATCAGATCAACACGCGCGGCACCTTTGCGTGCTCGCAGGCGTGCCTGCCGTATCTGCTGAAGGCGGAGAATCCGCATATCCTTAATATTTCACCGCCGCTCTCGATGGAGCCGCGTTGGTTCGCGCCCCACACCGCGTACACCATGGCGAAATACGGCATGAGCATGTGCGTGCTCGGCATGGCCGAGGAGTTTCGCGAGCAGGGCGTGGCGGTCAACGCCCTGTGGCCGCGCACGATCATCGCCACCGCGGCGGTGCAAAACCTGCTGGGCGGCGAGGAAACGATGTCGCGTTCACGCAAGCCCGAGATCATGGCCGATGCCGCGCACGCCGTTGTGACGCGCACCGCGCGCGAATGCACGGGACACTTCCTCATCGACGAGGACGTTCTGCGCGAAGCGGGCGTCACCGACTTCGACACCTACGCGTATGTTCCGGGCGCCGACCTGCTGCCCGATTACTTCCTCTAA
- a CDS encoding zinc-binding dehydrogenase produces the protein MRAVVIHRPGGYESLRVETLPDPAPPKRGEVAIDVRAAGINYADVVIRMGFYKSQKELVGWPVTPGFEVAGVVSAVGEGVTRLKTGDAVFAGTLFGGYASKVVLPEDQVFPVPARWTVEQAAGFPTVYLTAYYALYELAHPRPGASILIHSAAGGVGLAMTQLARIAGCRTVGVVGSSTKIDVARANGCDEVIDKSREDLWAAAKRIAPGGFDVIADANGPATLKDSYRHLASAGKLVVYGFSGMMPRQGGRVTWREWPGLVKDFVKIPRFNPMDLTMDNKSVLAFNLSYLFERKAILIEAIARMMEWEAEGKIALAPVRAFPIDRVAEAHAAIESGTTTGKLVLTMD, from the coding sequence ATGCGTGCTGTCGTCATTCATCGGCCCGGCGGTTACGAGTCGCTTCGCGTCGAAACGCTCCCCGATCCCGCGCCGCCGAAGCGCGGCGAGGTCGCGATCGATGTGCGCGCGGCTGGCATCAACTACGCCGACGTCGTGATTCGCATGGGGTTCTACAAGTCGCAGAAGGAACTCGTCGGTTGGCCCGTGACACCGGGTTTCGAGGTCGCGGGCGTCGTGAGCGCGGTGGGCGAGGGCGTGACGCGCCTGAAGACCGGCGACGCGGTCTTCGCGGGCACGCTCTTCGGCGGCTACGCCTCGAAGGTCGTCCTGCCTGAAGATCAGGTCTTCCCGGTGCCCGCACGCTGGACCGTGGAGCAGGCGGCGGGATTCCCCACCGTGTATCTGACGGCGTACTACGCGCTGTATGAACTCGCGCATCCCCGGCCGGGCGCGTCGATCCTCATCCATTCGGCCGCGGGCGGCGTGGGACTTGCCATGACGCAGCTCGCGCGCATCGCCGGGTGCCGCACGGTCGGCGTTGTTGGGAGTTCGACCAAGATCGACGTCGCCCGCGCGAACGGCTGCGACGAGGTGATCGACAAGTCGCGCGAGGACCTGTGGGCCGCGGCGAAACGCATCGCCCCCGGCGGGTTCGACGTCATCGCCGACGCCAACGGTCCCGCGACACTGAAAGACAGCTACCGCCATCTCGCGTCGGCGGGCAAGCTTGTCGTGTATGGTTTCTCCGGCATGATGCCTCGGCAGGGCGGACGCGTGACGTGGCGCGAATGGCCGGGGCTCGTCAAGGATTTCGTCAAGATCCCGCGTTTCAATCCAATGGACTTGACGATGGACAACAAGAGCGTGCTCGCCTTCAACCTGAGCTACCTGTTCGAGCGCAAAGCGATCCTGATCGAGGCGATCGCGCGCATGATGGAGTGGGAAGCCGAGGGAAAGATTGCCCTCGCGCCGGTGCGCGCGTTCCCCATCGACCGTGTCGCCGAGGCGCACGCGGCGATCGAATCGGGCACGACGACGGGCAAGCTCGTCCTGACGATGGATTGA